One window of the Eucalyptus grandis isolate ANBG69807.140 chromosome 8, ASM1654582v1, whole genome shotgun sequence genome contains the following:
- the LOC104414089 gene encoding protein RMD5 homolog, with protein MDVNSIRDAFDRVTKKQKLSYSKTQEVIDQITREISDSIEKIRNAHNSDSCSDYKALLADLKTKIKEIAPGTLLEGTQKELNVALSKYPKLLEKSFNPDISKAYRNVDLDTATVNYVIASHFYRQGLFDVGDCFVTEAMEPESIASIRSPYVEMYQILEAMKSRNLEPALKWATSNCSKLKANGSDLEVKLHRMQYVEILQSGNRDEALKYARNHLANFASDHFIEIQKLMGCLLWAGKLEQSPYPDLLSPANWDKLAEELTRQFCSFLGQSFESPLGVTVAAGVQALPPLLKYMNVFWGKKQEWQSMKQLPVPVELDDEFQFHSIFVCPVSKEQATDDNPPMLMPCGHVLCKQSIVRMSKNLSKTFKCPYCPTDIDSNFCKSLYF; from the coding sequence ATGGATGTGAACTCTATTAGAGATGCATTTGATAGAGTCACTAAAAAACAGAAGCTTTCATATTCCAAGACCCAAGAAGTGATTGATCAAATTACTCGAGAAATTTCGGACTCAATAGAGAAAATTCGGAATGCTCATAATTCTGACTCTTGCTCAGACTACAAAGCTTTACTTGCTGATCTCAAGACCAAGATAAAAGAGATAGCTCCAGGGACCCTCTTAGAAGGCACGCAGAAGGAATTGAATGTTGCACTTAGCAAGTATCCGAAGCTTCTAGAAAAGTCCTTTAATCCAGATATATCTAAGGCTTACAGAAATGTTGACCTTGATACAGCCACAGTTAACTACGTAATTGCAAGCCATTTCTACCGACAGGGTCTTTTTGATGTCGGCGATTGCTTTGTTACTGAGGCGATGGAGCCAGAATCCATTGCTTCAATAAGGTCTCCATATGTAGAGATGTACCAGATACTTGAAGCAATGAAGAGTCGAAATCTAGAACCAGCACTGAAATGGGCTACTTCCAACTGTAGTAAACTTAAAGCAAATGGGTCCGACCTTGAAGTAAAACTTCATCGAATGCAGTATGTGGAGATATTACAAAGTGGAAACAGAGACGAGGCCCTTAAGTATGCAAGGAACCACTTGGCAAATTTTGCATCTGACCACTTCATTGAAATTCAGAAGCTTATGGGTTGTCTCTTGTGGGCTGGAAAGCTTGAACAGTCCCCATACCCTGATTTACTATCCCCTGCTAACTGGGACAAGTTGGCTGAAGAACTAACAAGGCAGTTTTGCAGTTTTTTGGGACAATCCTTTGAGAGCCCTCTGGGCGTGACTGTAGCTGCTGGTGTCCAGGCTTTGCCACCACTTTTAAAGTATATGAACGTGTTTTGGGGAAAGAAGCAAGAGTGGCAGTCAATGAAGCAATTGCCGGTTCCAGTTGAGTTGGATGATGAGTTTCAGTTTCACTCCATATTTGTGTGTCCGGTGTCCAAGGAGCAAGCTACAGATGATAATCCGCCAATGCTAATGCCCTGTGGACATGTTCTCTGCAAGCAGTCAATAGTGAGGATGTCAAAGAACCTCTCCAAGACCTTTAAGTGCCCCTATTGTCCAACTGATATCGACTCAAATTTCTGCAAGTCACTGTATTTCTGA
- the LOC104414090 gene encoding auxin-responsive protein IAA9, with the protein MSPPLLGVEEGGGNTSTVATSPSIDGASHDCLGLKERNYLGLSDCSSVDSSAVSSLSDENKSNLNLKATELTLGLPGSQSPEREPKLCLLSSGKLDEKPLFPLLPLKDGICSSSLQKNIASGNKRGFSDTIDEFSELKSSKYPDGNWMFHATGPAPETAQCGGQGKFPGNAGMKAMLPSRTSGAQATVPKEALPKPAPECPRALNGAGVSQTRASNNAPAAKAQVVGWPPIRSYRKNTLATTSKDNDEVDGKPGPGALYVKVSMDGAPYLRKVDLRNYSTYQELSSSLEKMFSGFTIGQCGSNGTPGREMLNESKLRDFLHGSEYVLTYEDKDGDWMLVGDVPWEMFIDSCKRLKIMKGADAIGLAPRALEKSKARN; encoded by the exons ATGTCTCCACCACTTCTGGGTGTGGAGGAAGGGGGTGGCAATACCTCTACAGTAGCCACCTCACCCTCTATAGATGGCGCCTCTCATGACTGCTTGGGGTTGAAGGAGCGAAACTATCTGGGTTTGTCTGACTGTTCTTCAGTTGATAGTTCTGCAGTTTCAAGCTTGTCTGATGAGAATAAAAGTAATCTGAATCTAAAGGCTACTGAGTTGACGCTTGGTCTCCCTGGATCTCAATCTCCTGAAAGAGAACCAAAACTGTGCTTGCTGAGCTCTGGAAAGCTCGATGAGAAGCCATTGTTTCCTTTGCTTCCTTTGAAGGATGGGATCTGCTCATCGTCACTTCAGAAGAATATTGCTTCAGGAAACAAAAGAGGATTCTCTGACACCATAGATGAGTTCTCAGAGCTGAAGAGCTCTAAATACCCTGATGGAAATTGGATGTTTCATGCAACTGGACCTGCTCCTGAAACTGCGCAGTGTGGAGGCCAAGGAAAGTTTCCTGGTAATGCAGGGATGAAGGCAATGCTCCCATCAAGGACTTCTGGGGCCCAGGCGACTGTGCCGAAGGAGGCACTCCCAAAACCAGCACCAGAATGCCCTCGTGCCCTTAATGGAGCTGGAGTTAGTCAGACGAGAGCTTCAAACAATGCTCCTGCTGCGAA GGCTCAGGTCGTTGGTTGGCCTCCTATTAGATCATACAGGAAGAATACATTGGCTACAACTTCAAAGGACAATGATGAAGTTGATGGCAAACCAGGTCCTGGTGCTCTTTATGTGAAGGTCAGCATGGATGGTGCTCCTTATCTGAGGAAGGTAGATCTGAGGAATTACTCTACATATCAGGAGTTATCTTCTTCTCTGGAGAAGATGTTCAGCGGATTCACCATAG GTCAATGTGGATCTAATGGTACTCCAGGAAGAGAGATGTTGAACGAGAGTAAGCTGCGAGATTTCCTGCATGGATCGGAGTATGTTCTTACTTATGAGGACAAGGATGGTGACTGGATGCTTGTCGGGGATGTGCCCTGGGA GATGTTTATTGATTCATGCAAGCGGCTCAAGATTATGAAGGGTGCTGATGCAATTGGACTAG CACCTAGAGCGTTGGAAAAGTCAAAGGCGAGAAACTAG